In Micrococcus luteus NCTC 2665, a single window of DNA contains:
- the clpB gene encoding ATP-dependent chaperone ClpB — protein MDAKFTTKSQEALSAAAMNASTAGNPQIEPAHLLKALMDQRESVAVAVLKAAGADPDAVSTAASSAIRRLPSTQGSTVAQAQLSRAALQVVQNARTQAEQRSDQFVSTEHLLLGVAADPGEAGEALRSNGASLEALAAALTQVRGDSRVTTQDPETTFQSLEKYGTDLTELARSGKLDPVIGRDAEIRRVVQVLSRRTKNNPVLIGEPGVGKTAVVEGLAQRMVAGDVPESLRGKTLISLDLGAMVAGAKYRGEFEERLKAVLEEIKAAEGQVVTFIDEIHTVVGAGASEGAMDAGNMLKPMLARGELRLIGATTLDEYRENIEKDPALERRFQQVYVGEPSVDDTIAILRGLKERYEAHHKVAIADSALVAAAALSDRYITGRQLPDKAIDLVDEAASRLRMEIDSAPEEIDVLRRQVDRLTMEELALEGETDPASVERLEALRAEKADREEELTALTARWDAEKATLNEAGDLRAKVDELRSLAEKAQRDGDLAEASRLLYGEIPALEKQLEEADRAAREADRSSTEPMVSEEVTADDIAEVVSAWTGIPAGRMLTAESEKLLTMEEHLGERLIGQRDAVVAVADAVRRSRAGIADPNRPTGSFLFLGPTGVGKTELAKALAEFLFDDERAMVRIDMSEYAEKHSVSRLVGAPPGYVGYDEGGQLTEAVRRRPYSVVLLDEVEKAHPEVFDILLQVLDDGRLTDGQGRTVDFRNVILILTSNLGSQFLVDPTLDEAAKRESVMSVVRAAFKPEFLNRLDEIVLFDALTVAELTRIVDLQVESLQARLTDRRLILEVSDAAKAWLAETGFDPAYGARPLRRLVQREIGDQLARALLAGEITEGDTVVVDRAEGENGLTVARKG, from the coding sequence ATGGATGCCAAGTTCACCACCAAGAGCCAGGAGGCGCTCTCGGCCGCGGCCATGAACGCCTCCACCGCCGGCAACCCCCAGATCGAGCCGGCCCACCTGCTGAAGGCCCTGATGGACCAGCGGGAGTCCGTCGCGGTGGCCGTCCTCAAGGCCGCCGGGGCCGACCCCGACGCCGTCTCCACGGCGGCCTCCTCGGCCATCCGGCGCCTGCCCTCCACCCAGGGCAGCACGGTGGCCCAGGCCCAGCTCTCGCGCGCCGCACTGCAGGTCGTGCAGAACGCGCGCACCCAGGCCGAGCAGCGCTCGGACCAGTTCGTCTCCACCGAGCACCTGCTGCTCGGCGTGGCCGCGGACCCGGGCGAGGCCGGTGAGGCACTGCGCTCGAACGGGGCGAGCCTCGAGGCGCTCGCCGCCGCCCTGACCCAGGTGCGCGGCGACTCCCGCGTCACCACCCAGGACCCGGAGACCACCTTCCAGTCCCTCGAGAAGTACGGCACGGACCTCACCGAGCTCGCCCGCTCCGGCAAGCTCGACCCGGTGATCGGCCGCGACGCGGAGATCCGCCGCGTGGTGCAGGTGCTCTCGCGCCGCACCAAGAACAACCCCGTGCTCATCGGCGAGCCCGGCGTCGGCAAGACCGCCGTCGTCGAGGGCCTGGCCCAGCGGATGGTGGCCGGGGACGTCCCGGAGTCCCTGCGCGGCAAGACGCTGATCAGCCTGGACCTGGGCGCCATGGTCGCCGGCGCGAAGTACCGCGGCGAGTTCGAGGAGCGCCTGAAGGCCGTCCTCGAGGAGATCAAGGCCGCCGAGGGGCAGGTCGTCACGTTCATCGACGAGATCCACACCGTCGTGGGCGCGGGCGCGTCCGAGGGCGCCATGGACGCGGGCAACATGCTCAAGCCCATGCTGGCCCGCGGCGAGCTGCGCCTGATCGGCGCGACCACCCTGGACGAGTACCGCGAGAACATCGAGAAGGACCCCGCCCTGGAGCGCCGCTTCCAGCAGGTCTACGTGGGCGAGCCCAGCGTGGACGACACGATCGCCATCCTCCGCGGGCTCAAGGAGCGCTACGAGGCCCACCACAAGGTGGCCATCGCCGACTCCGCGCTCGTGGCCGCGGCCGCGCTGTCCGACCGGTACATCACCGGCCGCCAGCTGCCCGACAAGGCCATCGACCTCGTGGACGAGGCCGCCTCGCGTCTGCGCATGGAGATCGACTCCGCCCCGGAGGAGATCGACGTCCTGCGCCGCCAGGTGGACCGCCTAACCATGGAGGAGCTCGCCCTCGAGGGCGAGACGGACCCGGCATCTGTCGAGCGGCTCGAGGCCCTGCGCGCCGAGAAGGCGGACCGCGAGGAGGAGCTCACCGCCCTCACCGCCCGCTGGGACGCGGAGAAGGCAACCCTCAACGAGGCCGGTGACCTGCGCGCCAAGGTGGACGAGCTGCGCTCGCTGGCCGAGAAGGCCCAGCGCGACGGCGACCTCGCCGAGGCCTCCCGCCTGCTGTACGGCGAGATCCCCGCGCTGGAGAAGCAGCTCGAGGAGGCGGACCGCGCCGCCCGCGAGGCCGACCGCTCGAGCACCGAGCCGATGGTCTCCGAGGAGGTCACGGCGGACGACATCGCCGAGGTGGTCTCCGCGTGGACCGGCATCCCCGCCGGCCGCATGCTCACCGCCGAGTCCGAGAAGCTGCTCACCATGGAGGAGCACCTCGGCGAGCGACTGATCGGGCAGCGGGACGCCGTCGTCGCCGTCGCGGACGCGGTGCGCCGCTCGCGTGCCGGCATCGCGGACCCGAACCGGCCCACCGGCTCGTTCCTGTTCCTGGGCCCCACGGGCGTGGGCAAGACCGAGCTCGCCAAGGCGCTCGCGGAGTTCCTCTTCGACGACGAGCGCGCCATGGTCCGGATCGACATGTCCGAGTACGCGGAGAAGCACTCCGTCTCCCGCCTGGTCGGCGCCCCTCCGGGCTACGTCGGCTACGACGAGGGCGGCCAGCTCACGGAGGCCGTGCGGCGTCGCCCCTACTCGGTGGTGCTGCTGGACGAGGTGGAGAAGGCCCATCCCGAGGTCTTCGACATCCTGCTCCAGGTGCTCGACGACGGCCGCCTCACCGACGGCCAGGGCCGCACCGTGGACTTCCGCAACGTGATCCTGATCCTCACCTCGAACCTGGGCTCGCAGTTCCTCGTGGACCCGACCCTGGACGAGGCCGCCAAGCGCGAGTCCGTGATGTCCGTGGTGCGCGCGGCGTTCAAGCCCGAGTTCCTCAACCGCCTGGACGAGATCGTGCTGTTCGACGCGCTCACCGTGGCCGAGCTGACGCGGATCGTGGACCTGCAGGTCGAGTCCCTGCAGGCGCGCCTGACGGACCGCCGCCTCATCCTCGAGGTGTCCGACGCCGCCAAGGCGTGGCTCGCCGAGACCGGGTTCGACCCGGCCTACGGCGCCCGGCCCCTGCGCCGCCTGGTGCAGCGCGAGATCGGCGACCAGCTGGCCCGCGCCCTGCTGGCCGGCGAGATCACGGAGGGGGACACCGTCGTCGTGGACCGCGCCGAGGGCGAGAACGGCCTCACCGTGGCCCGGAAGGGCTGA
- a CDS encoding YihY/virulence factor BrkB family protein yields MAGSTAAPRRLRTYTRPRVSLLYVLRRTLHRLLELQVWDVAAAMTFFGALSLLPTVVALLSVVSLLGVEEETVDAAAHLAAEIWPSLTPDVVREWILTLGSAGPGTGAVVLGAVGTVVSASGAVGAFHRAMHRIHDTREGRPFLHFRLVVFVETLALMLGAVLITILVVVGGDLSLRLGQAVGLPEETVQTWNVVKWPVILVVIALIVTLAYRLGPNVRQPRYRPLSLGAVAVVVLLFGATVALGWITDRFGQFAVVGRINSAIGVLALAWVACIVLLAGAAFDAEVLRARQLAVGIDASVEIQLATRHTAVLEDSERYEARNRRLARLVADAVRAGEDLTIEATPLLSEEGRLLAIESGRRNPEDVSSGSPFHADPVSDDGARLEPTSRPDD; encoded by the coding sequence ATGGCCGGCTCCACAGCGGCGCCCCGGCGCCTCCGCACGTACACCCGACCGCGGGTGTCCCTGCTGTACGTCCTGCGCCGCACCCTGCACCGGCTCCTCGAGCTGCAGGTCTGGGACGTGGCCGCCGCCATGACCTTCTTCGGGGCGCTGTCCCTGCTGCCCACCGTGGTCGCCCTGCTCTCCGTGGTCTCGCTGCTGGGCGTCGAGGAGGAGACCGTGGACGCCGCGGCCCACCTGGCCGCCGAGATCTGGCCGTCGCTGACGCCCGACGTCGTCCGCGAGTGGATCCTGACCCTCGGCTCGGCCGGGCCCGGCACCGGCGCCGTCGTCCTCGGGGCCGTCGGCACCGTGGTGTCCGCCTCGGGCGCCGTCGGCGCGTTCCACCGGGCCATGCACCGCATCCACGACACCCGCGAGGGCCGGCCCTTCCTCCACTTCCGCCTCGTGGTCTTCGTCGAGACGCTCGCCCTCATGCTCGGCGCCGTGCTGATCACGATCCTGGTGGTCGTCGGCGGGGACCTCTCCCTGCGCCTCGGCCAGGCCGTCGGCCTGCCGGAGGAGACGGTCCAGACGTGGAACGTGGTGAAGTGGCCGGTCATCCTCGTGGTGATCGCCCTGATCGTGACCCTCGCCTACCGCCTGGGGCCCAACGTCCGGCAGCCCCGCTACCGCCCCCTCTCGCTCGGCGCCGTGGCCGTGGTGGTCCTGCTCTTCGGCGCCACCGTGGCCCTGGGCTGGATCACGGACCGGTTCGGCCAGTTCGCCGTGGTCGGGCGGATCAACTCCGCGATCGGCGTGCTCGCCCTCGCGTGGGTGGCGTGCATCGTGCTGTTGGCCGGGGCCGCCTTCGACGCGGAGGTGCTGCGTGCCCGCCAGCTGGCCGTCGGCATCGACGCCTCCGTCGAGATCCAGCTGGCGACGCGGCACACCGCGGTGCTCGAGGACTCCGAACGGTACGAGGCCCGCAACCGCCGCCTGGCCCGGCTCGTGGCCGACGCCGTGCGCGCCGGCGAGGACCTCACGATCGAGGCCACACCCCTGCTCTCCGAGGAGGGGCGCCTCCTCGCGATCGAGTCGGGGCGGCGGAACCCGGAGGACGTCAGCTCGGGCAGCCCGTTCCACGCGGACCCGGTGTCCGACGACGGCGCCCGCCTCGAGCCGACGTCCCGGCCCGACGACTGA
- a CDS encoding ABC transporter substrate-binding protein, protein MTRIHSRLLGAVGLTASAALLTGCAVLGGDAGSAGIVSDDDLSTSYGLVQPGVLTVCSDIPYPPFEFEEKGELTGYDIQLVEAVAEKLGLGVNVIDSSFEAIESGASLTGCDVNASSISITEARQRVMAFTLPYLDDDLVLVAKKGSGITDVESAKGRRIGVQAATTGDEYAQQNGLSPVQFEDGGMQIQALQAGTVDAALGNQSVLLYSLKDDDRFEVVESLPTGEQLGMAVGPQKAQLGSAVNRALQELRNDGTVAELQERWFGQAQEDYR, encoded by the coding sequence ATGACCCGCATCCACTCCCGCCTCCTCGGCGCCGTGGGGCTCACCGCGTCAGCGGCGCTGCTCACCGGCTGCGCCGTCCTCGGCGGCGACGCCGGATCCGCCGGCATCGTGTCCGATGACGACCTGAGCACCTCGTACGGCCTCGTCCAGCCCGGCGTCTTGACGGTCTGCTCCGACATCCCCTACCCGCCCTTCGAGTTCGAGGAGAAGGGTGAGCTGACCGGCTACGACATCCAGCTGGTCGAGGCGGTGGCGGAGAAGCTGGGTCTCGGGGTGAACGTGATCGACTCCTCCTTCGAGGCGATCGAGTCGGGTGCCTCGCTCACCGGCTGCGACGTGAACGCCTCGTCGATCTCCATCACCGAGGCCCGCCAGCGCGTCATGGCCTTCACCCTCCCCTACCTCGACGACGACCTCGTCCTGGTCGCGAAGAAGGGCTCCGGCATCACCGACGTCGAGTCCGCGAAGGGCCGCCGGATCGGCGTGCAGGCCGCGACCACCGGCGATGAGTACGCCCAGCAGAACGGCCTGAGCCCCGTGCAGTTCGAGGACGGCGGCATGCAGATCCAGGCCCTCCAGGCCGGCACCGTGGACGCCGCCCTGGGCAACCAGTCCGTGCTGCTCTACTCGCTCAAGGACGACGATCGCTTCGAGGTGGTCGAGTCGCTGCCCACGGGCGAGCAGCTCGGCATGGCGGTCGGCCCACAGAAGGCGCAGCTCGGCTCCGCCGTGAACCGCGCGCTGCAGGAGCTGCGCAACGACGGCACCGTGGCCGAGCTCCAGGAGCGCTGGTTCGGTCAGGCACAGGAGGACTACCGATGA
- a CDS encoding amino acid ABC transporter permease, which yields MSTQTPVSPAPAMKPGRARRRRRLSLIIQAAVFVLAVVVLAVLIDWGALAENVLNFPAVAPMFPNVILVGLGNTLFYTVTSFVVGLLGGVVLALMRLSSFGPYRWLATAYVEFFRGVPALLVFLAFGYGVPFAFGVSWPIPVVVMAALGMVSAAYIAETLRAGLQAVPRGQMEAARSLGMPTWRAMVTIVIPQAFRIVLPPLTNEVILLTKDSSLVYVLGLAAHEYELTKFGRDGISALDAGMTPILVAGLFYLVITVPLSLLARRFEARSTKKGH from the coding sequence ATGAGCACGCAGACCCCCGTCTCGCCCGCACCGGCCATGAAGCCCGGCCGTGCGCGCCGCCGTCGCCGGCTGTCCCTGATCATCCAGGCGGCCGTCTTCGTCCTCGCCGTCGTCGTCCTGGCCGTCCTCATCGACTGGGGCGCGCTCGCCGAGAACGTCCTGAACTTCCCCGCCGTGGCCCCGATGTTCCCCAACGTGATCCTCGTGGGCCTGGGCAACACGCTGTTCTACACGGTCACCTCGTTCGTCGTCGGCCTGCTGGGCGGCGTCGTGCTCGCGCTCATGCGCCTGAGCTCGTTCGGCCCGTACCGGTGGCTGGCCACCGCCTACGTCGAGTTCTTCCGCGGCGTCCCCGCGCTGCTGGTGTTCCTCGCCTTCGGCTACGGGGTGCCCTTCGCGTTCGGGGTGTCCTGGCCGATCCCCGTCGTCGTGATGGCTGCCCTGGGCATGGTCTCGGCCGCCTACATCGCCGAGACCCTGCGTGCCGGCCTGCAGGCCGTGCCCCGCGGCCAGATGGAGGCGGCCCGGTCCCTCGGCATGCCGACGTGGCGGGCCATGGTCACCATCGTGATCCCCCAGGCGTTCCGCATCGTGCTGCCGCCGCTCACCAATGAGGTCATCCTCCTGACCAAGGATTCCTCGCTGGTCTACGTGCTCGGCCTGGCCGCGCACGAGTACGAGCTCACCAAGTTCGGCCGCGACGGCATCTCCGCCCTCGACGCCGGCATGACGCCGATCCTCGTGGCCGGCCTGTTCTACCTCGTGATCACCGTGCCGCTGTCCCTGCTGGCCCGCCGGTTCGAGGCCCGTTCGACCAAGAAGGGGCACTGA
- a CDS encoding amino acid ABC transporter ATP-binding protein: MAQQNPITGSFGAVAAADAAGVHVAGLNKSFGANHVLRGIDLDVAPGEVVCLIGPSGSGKSTLLRCVNLLEKPDSGVVTVGEFTVTDEDVDLDVLRRHVGMVFQQFNLFPHLSVLENCTVAQLKVLKRGKAEAADIARRQLARVGLAELEDRYPDQLSGGQQQRVAIARALAMDPQLMLFDEPTSALDPETVGDVLAIMRQLARDGMTMLVVTHEMGFAREVADRVVFMDGGVVVEAGPAAAVISDPQQPRTQDFLRRVLHPTEIDL; this comes from the coding sequence ATGGCCCAGCAGAACCCCATCACCGGATCCTTCGGCGCGGTGGCCGCCGCGGACGCCGCCGGCGTGCACGTGGCCGGCCTCAACAAGTCCTTCGGCGCCAACCACGTGCTGCGCGGCATCGACCTCGACGTCGCCCCCGGCGAGGTCGTGTGCCTGATCGGCCCGTCCGGCTCGGGCAAGTCCACCCTCCTGCGCTGCGTGAACCTGCTGGAGAAGCCCGACTCGGGCGTCGTCACGGTCGGTGAGTTCACGGTCACGGACGAGGACGTGGACCTGGACGTGCTGCGCCGCCACGTGGGCATGGTGTTCCAGCAGTTCAACCTGTTCCCGCACCTGTCCGTGCTGGAGAACTGCACCGTGGCCCAGCTCAAGGTGCTCAAGCGGGGCAAGGCCGAGGCGGCGGACATCGCCCGTCGACAGCTGGCCCGCGTGGGCCTGGCCGAGCTCGAGGACCGCTACCCGGACCAGCTCTCCGGCGGCCAGCAGCAGCGCGTGGCGATCGCCCGTGCGCTGGCCATGGACCCGCAGCTGATGCTCTTCGACGAGCCCACCTCCGCCCTCGACCCCGAGACCGTCGGCGACGTCCTGGCGATCATGCGTCAGCTGGCCCGCGACGGCATGACCATGCTCGTGGTCACCCATGAGATGGGCTTCGCCCGCGAGGTGGCCGACCGGGTCGTGTTCATGGACGGCGGCGTCGTGGTGGAGGCCGGCCCGGCCGCCGCGGTGATCTCCGACCCCCAGCAGCCGCGCACCCAGGACTTCCTGCGCCGCGTGCTGCACCCCACCGAGATCGACCTCTGA